A DNA window from Megalobrama amblycephala isolate DHTTF-2021 linkage group LG11, ASM1881202v1, whole genome shotgun sequence contains the following coding sequences:
- the LOC125278736 gene encoding zinc finger BED domain-containing protein 4-like, producing MLRHFRALHETAQPQNNPTSTQTSRKQMVDEALVNMVIKDSQPFSVVEDEGFRGLIHALDPSYIIPNRQALKKMVALKYEEAKRKAKAEMEKATAVSLTSDMWTSINTDAYLAITCHYIDDSDKMNTVLLDVEKFPDRHTAENMALVKKNVMMEWAIKDKVKCLVTDAAANMIACAKILQVRHSVCIAHALNTMVKKSFDQVPALCDIRNKAKKVVTYFRSSTSAKEMLTQVQKEMNSNLVNDVETRWNSTLHMLQRLHEERQTVEASLASLKTDIAPLHAQDYEAIQQILCVLAPFHLATVELSEEKRVSGSKVIPLLKMIHYSLLVNHCIFHKLTLAIAKELTDNLIRRLREHIWNMESLSIMTMATLLDPRFKTLGFLNHTKMTEAVKRLKAECANVIRAEDERPSTSSSTQSTEAPSSTQQPTPSSSGNLWLLLDSAVDHRQTKLQMPLLMRSYKLIDTLPRQTYKELKIHLNTGERRNMFTPFYIHWHYSFCVPRPPLYHVKECSLRPEKYCLKL from the exons ATGCTAAGGCATTTCAGAGCTTTACATGAGACTGCACAGCCCCAGAACAATCCTACAAGCACACAAA CATCTCGCAAGCAAATGGTTGATGAGGCATTGGTCAACATGGTCATAAAAGACTCTCAGCCATTTTCAGTGGTTGAGGATGAGGGTTTCAGGGGCCTCATCCATGCCCTTGATCCTTCCTATATAATCCCAAACAGACAG gctttaaagaaaatggtggcTTTAAAATATGAAGAAGCAAAGAGGAAAGCCAAGGCTGAGATGGAAAAAGCAACTGCTGTGTCTCTAACATCAGATATGTGGACTTCTATCAACACAGATGCATATCTTGCAATAACCTGCCATTACATTGATGACAGTGATAAGATGAATACAGTGTTGTTGGATGTTGAGAAGTTCCCAGACAGACACACAGCGGAAAATATGGCCCTGGTGAAAAAGAATGTCATGATGGAGTGGGCAATCAAGGACAAGGTGAAGTGTCTTGTCACAGATGCGGCAGCAAACATGATTGCTTGTGCAAAAATTCTGCAAGTGAGACATTCAGTGTGCATTGCACATGCACTTAACACCATGGTTAAAAAGTCTTTTGATCAGGTACCAGCTCTGTGTGACATTCGAAACAAAGCTAAAAAAGTGGTCACCTATTTTCGAAGCAGCACCTCTGCTAAAGAAATGTTGACCCAGgtgcagaaagagatgaacAGTAATCTAGTGAATGATGTGGAAACACGCTGGAACAGCACTTTACACATGCTTCAACGGCTGCATGAGGAAAGGCAAACTGTGGAAGCATCCCTTGCATCACTTAAAACTGATATAGCTCCACTTCATGCACAGGACTATGAAGCCATACAGCAAATTCTGTGTGTTCTTGCCCCATTCCACCTAGCCACAGTAGAGCTGTCCGAGGAAAAACGAGTGTCTGGCTCCAAAGTAATTCCTTTGCTAAAAATGATTCACTATTCATTACTGG TAAATCATTGTATATTTCATAAGTTAACATTGGCCATTGCAAAGGAATTAACAGACAACCTCATCAGGCGTCTGAGGGAACATATCTGGAATATGGAGTCGCTCAGCATAATGACCATGGCAACTCTGCTGGACCCAAGGTTTAAAACTTTGGGTTTCCTTAACCACACTAAAATGACAGAGGCTGTCAAACGGCTAAAAGCAGAATGTGCTAATGTCATTAGGGCCGAAGATGAAAGACCGTCCACATCATCAAGCACTCAGTCAACAGAAGCACCATCATCAACCCAACAGCCCACACCAAGCTcaa GTGGAAATCTTTGGCTTCTGTTGGACAGTGCTGTAGACCACAGGCAAACAAAGCTTCAAATGCCACTTCTGATGCGATCGTACAAGTTGATAGATACCTTACCGAGACAAACATACAAAGAGCTGAAGATCCACTTGAATACTGGAGAACGCAGAAACATGTTTACCCCCTTCTATATACATTGGCATTACAGTTTCTGTGTACCCCGGCCTCCTCTGTACCATGTGAAAGAGTGTTCTCTAAGGCCGGAGAAGTACTGTCTAAAACTGTGA